One genomic segment of Candidatus Schekmanbacteria bacterium includes these proteins:
- the purH gene encoding bifunctional phosphoribosylaminoimidazolecarboxamide formyltransferase/IMP cyclohydrolase, translating to MKVKRALISVSDKKGIVDFAKGLNELGVEIISTGGTARSMSESGIKVQEISDFTGFPEMLSGRVKTLHPLVHGGILAIRDDETHIKQVEEHGIKYIDMVVVNLYPFEATTADENCPLPHAIENIDIGGPGMIRSAGKNHRFVAVVVNPDDYASILAELKGNNGALKEETCFDLAAKAFSHTARYDSVISAYFNARRSYKEGEFLAGEFAVGVRKVQELRYGENPHQRGAFFRVGGEDGGVADMKQLHGKELSFNNIIDADGALNVALDFDGIGCAIIKHTNPCGAALSKISVKDAYLKAYATDPVSAFGGIIAINRQIDSDAAQEISKLFVEAIIAPAFSDEALKILTAKKNIRLLTLDFDRARTKRAGMLDIKRVLGGLVMQERDVADLDKNTIKIPTKRKPTNDELDALLFGWKIAKHVKSNAIIFANKDQLVGVGAGQMSRVDSVKIARMKAQLPTKGTALASDAFFPFRDGIDAAAEAGITSVIQPGGSVKDEEVIAACDEHGIAMVFTGIRHFKH from the coding sequence ATCAAAGTTAAAAGAGCACTGATAAGTGTTTCTGATAAAAAAGGGATAGTGGATTTTGCAAAGGGATTAAATGAACTCGGCGTTGAAATAATATCAACCGGCGGCACTGCGCGCTCAATGAGCGAGAGCGGGATAAAAGTGCAGGAGATATCTGATTTTACAGGGTTCCCGGAGATGCTCTCGGGGAGGGTGAAGACTTTACATCCTCTTGTACATGGAGGCATCCTTGCCATAAGAGATGACGAGACCCACATAAAACAGGTTGAAGAGCACGGCATAAAATACATAGACATGGTTGTTGTAAACCTCTACCCTTTTGAGGCTACAACAGCAGATGAGAACTGCCCGCTTCCACATGCCATTGAGAACATAGATATAGGCGGACCGGGGATGATCAGGTCTGCCGGGAAAAACCACAGGTTCGTGGCCGTAGTGGTAAACCCTGATGACTATGCGAGCATCCTTGCAGAATTAAAGGGAAATAACGGCGCCCTTAAAGAAGAAACCTGCTTTGATCTTGCAGCCAAGGCTTTCTCACACACAGCAAGATATGACTCTGTGATTTCAGCTTACTTCAATGCAAGGAGGTCTTACAAAGAAGGAGAATTCCTTGCCGGCGAGTTTGCAGTAGGAGTGAGGAAGGTGCAGGAGCTGCGTTACGGGGAAAATCCCCATCAGCGGGGAGCATTCTTCAGGGTCGGAGGCGAAGACGGCGGAGTTGCCGACATGAAGCAGCTTCACGGGAAGGAGCTTTCATTTAACAACATCATAGATGCTGACGGCGCATTAAATGTTGCACTTGATTTTGATGGGATAGGCTGTGCGATAATAAAACACACGAATCCGTGCGGTGCAGCTCTTTCAAAGATATCTGTAAAAGATGCATATCTCAAGGCTTATGCCACTGATCCGGTATCTGCCTTTGGTGGGATAATCGCCATAAACAGACAGATTGACTCTGATGCAGCGCAGGAGATATCAAAGCTTTTTGTCGAAGCCATCATTGCTCCTGCTTTTTCTGATGAGGCATTGAAGATACTCACTGCAAAGAAGAATATCAGGCTTCTTACTCTTGATTTTGACAGGGCAAGAACAAAGAGAGCTGGCATGCTCGATATAAAGAGGGTATTAGGCGGGCTTGTCATGCAGGAACGCGATGTTGCTGACCTTGACAAAAACACGATTAAGATCCCGACAAAGAGAAAACCCACAAATGATGAGCTTGATGCGCTCCTCTTCGGATGGAAGATCGCAAAGCATGTAAAATCAAATGCCATAATATTTGCAAATAAAGACCAGCTCGTAGGTGTCGGCGCCGGACAGATGAGCCGTGTTGATTCCGTGAAGATCGCAAGGATGAAGGCACAGCTTCCAACCAAGGGAACAGCGCTCGCATCAGATGCATTCTTTCCTTTCAGGGACGGGATTGATGCGGCGGCTGAAGCCGGTATAACATCCGTAATCCAGCCCGGCGGTTCGGTAAAAGACGAGGAAGTCATTGCTGCATGCGATGAGCATGGGATTGCCATGGTGTTTACAGGAATCAGGCATTTTAAGCACTGA
- a CDS encoding aminotransferase class I/II-fold pyridoxal phosphate-dependent enzyme, which translates to MAEEFHRIKRLPPYAFAIIDEIKLKSRRSGEDIIDLGMGNPDLPTPAPIIEKLKEAVDNPKNHRYSVSRGIYKLRLAIVDWYRRKYGVTIDADAEAIVTIGAKEGLSHLALAVIEPGDVALVPSPTYPIHSFCIVIAGGNLKSVKLSRDSDFFENLLQAYEESWPRPKIIIISFPHNPTTVTVDISFFEKVVAFAKQRDIIVIHDFAYADLTFGDYKAPSFLQVPGAKDVGVEIYTMSKSYSMPGWRVGFCVGNHRIIQALGRLKSYFDYGMFQPIQIAATVALNELQHVSEEIRDIYESRCDALISGLNRAGWKVEKPKGTMFVWAEIPEEFRKLGSMEFSKRLLTEGKVAVSPGIGFGPYGEGNVRFALVENEHRIRQAVRGIKKVLSKGA; encoded by the coding sequence ATGGCAGAAGAGTTTCACAGGATAAAGAGACTTCCACCATATGCCTTTGCAATCATAGATGAGATAAAACTCAAATCAAGGCGAAGCGGTGAGGATATAATAGACCTTGGCATGGGTAATCCTGATCTGCCGACGCCTGCGCCTATTATTGAGAAGCTTAAGGAAGCAGTTGATAATCCAAAGAACCACAGATACTCTGTTTCAAGAGGAATATATAAACTCAGGCTTGCCATCGTTGACTGGTATAGACGCAAGTATGGAGTCACCATAGATGCCGACGCAGAAGCTATCGTCACAATCGGCGCAAAAGAAGGCTTGTCCCATCTTGCCCTTGCCGTGATTGAACCCGGCGACGTTGCCCTTGTGCCAAGCCCCACATACCCGATACATTCATTCTGCATTGTCATAGCCGGGGGAAACCTTAAGAGCGTAAAGCTTTCAAGGGATTCTGATTTTTTTGAAAATCTGCTTCAGGCTTATGAAGAAAGCTGGCCGCGTCCAAAGATAATAATAATAAGTTTTCCTCACAACCCTACAACAGTCACGGTTGATATTAGCTTCTTTGAGAAGGTCGTAGCATTTGCCAAGCAGCGGGACATTATTGTCATACACGATTTTGCATATGCAGACCTTACTTTTGGAGATTATAAGGCGCCAAGCTTTCTTCAGGTGCCGGGTGCAAAGGACGTCGGTGTCGAGATTTATACAATGTCAAAAAGCTACAGCATGCCCGGTTGGAGAGTTGGATTTTGCGTAGGCAACCACAGGATTATACAGGCGCTTGGAAGGCTCAAAAGCTATTTTGACTACGGCATGTTCCAGCCCATTCAGATCGCTGCAACAGTTGCCTTAAACGAGCTTCAGCATGTTTCTGAGGAAATAAGAGACATATACGAATCAAGATGCGATGCTTTGATTTCCGGTCTTAACAGAGCTGGATGGAAAGTAGAGAAACCTAAAGGGACTATGTTTGTATGGGCTGAGATACCTGAAGAATTCAGGAAACTTGGCTCAATGGAATTTTCAAAAAGATTGCTCACTGAAGGAAAAGTGGCAGTTTCTCCGGGTATTGGTTTTGGCCCTTACGGGGAAGGTAATGTGCGGTTTGCTCTTGTTGAGAATGAACATAGGATACGTCAGGCCGTAAGAGGTATAAAAAAGGTATTGAGCAAAGGAGCATAA
- a CDS encoding cofactor-independent phosphoglycerate mutase: MKYLIVLGDGMADVALPELGGKTPLEAANIPNMDFIAKNGTSGMARTIPDGMNPGSDVASLSVLGYNPAEVYTGRAPLEAASIGVNLSPNDTALRCNLVTIADGKMDDYSAGHIGTDEASILINDINSKLSDSTTSFYPGKSYRHLMVSKRKFNGVKLVPPHDISGQAVSGYMPGGDGSDELKVIMEKASKILKDHDVNRKRIARGDKPATDIWLWGEGTRPAVSPFRDKYGLDGAVISAVDLVNGIGIYLGFEVVNVPGATGYIDTNYEGKAENALKALKKVDIVYLHIEAPDETGHNGDLKNKIKSMEDIDLKVLKRIIAEMPQFGEYRILVMSDHPTPVKLRTHTSDPVNFSLYGTGVKANGASAFSEKEALSTKFFFSDGYKLMGYFLGKNG, encoded by the coding sequence ATGAAATATCTGATTGTATTAGGCGACGGGATGGCTGATGTTGCACTTCCTGAACTTGGCGGGAAAACCCCGCTTGAAGCAGCCAATATTCCCAATATGGATTTTATCGCAAAGAACGGGACAAGCGGAATGGCAAGGACGATTCCAGATGGGATGAACCCTGGAAGCGATGTGGCAAGCCTTTCCGTGCTCGGCTATAATCCCGCTGAAGTCTACACAGGGAGGGCTCCTCTTGAGGCTGCGAGCATAGGAGTTAATCTTTCTCCTAATGACACAGCATTAAGATGCAATCTCGTTACAATAGCTGACGGTAAAATGGACGACTACAGCGCCGGGCATATCGGGACCGATGAAGCATCCATTTTGATAAATGATATAAACAGCAAGCTTTCCGACTCAACCACTTCATTCTATCCTGGGAAAAGCTACCGCCACCTGATGGTCAGCAAAAGAAAGTTTAATGGGGTTAAGCTTGTTCCTCCCCATGATATATCGGGGCAGGCTGTTTCCGGCTACATGCCTGGCGGAGATGGCTCGGATGAGCTTAAGGTGATAATGGAGAAAGCATCTAAGATTTTAAAAGACCATGATGTGAACAGGAAAAGGATAGCAAGGGGAGATAAGCCTGCAACTGATATCTGGCTCTGGGGTGAAGGGACAAGGCCGGCAGTTTCTCCTTTTCGTGATAAGTATGGATTGGATGGCGCTGTGATAAGCGCTGTTGACCTTGTTAACGGCATAGGTATATATCTTGGATTTGAAGTGGTAAATGTTCCCGGTGCAACAGGATACATTGATACAAATTATGAAGGCAAAGCAGAGAATGCACTTAAGGCTTTAAAAAAAGTTGATATCGTTTATCTTCACATTGAGGCGCCTGATGAGACAGGCCATAATGGTGATTTGAAAAACAAGATCAAGTCCATGGAGGATATTGACTTAAAGGTCTTGAAAAGAATTATAGCTGAGATGCCGCAGTTTGGCGAGTACAGGATACTGGTTATGTCTGACCATCCGACACCTGTCAAACTCCGCACACATACGTCTGACCCTGTGAATTTCTCTCTTTATGGCACAGGTGTTAAAGCCAATGGAGCAAGTGCATTTTCTGAAAAAGAAGCTTTGAGTACGAAATTCTTTTTTAGCGATGGATACAAATTGATGGGATATTTTCTGGGCAAGAATGGGTGA
- a CDS encoding TMEM165/GDT1 family protein has protein sequence MDLKVFFTVFSTIFIAEIADKTQIATMLYASENEHSKLTIFIGAACALAVTSAIGVFAGSVLSSFINEKVMSKVAGIAFVIIGAWSFFRG, from the coding sequence ATGGATTTGAAAGTCTTCTTCACAGTCTTTTCCACCATATTCATAGCTGAGATAGCTGATAAAACGCAGATTGCGACTATGCTCTATGCCTCTGAAAATGAGCACAGCAAACTGACAATATTTATCGGTGCAGCCTGTGCCCTTGCTGTTACTTCTGCGATCGGTGTATTTGCAGGGAGTGTCCTTTCAAGCTTTATAAATGAAAAGGTAATGTCAAAAGTAGCAGGCATTGCATTTGTCATTATAGGGGCTTGGTCGTTCTTCCGGGGATAA
- the lipA gene encoding lipoyl synthase, translating to MSGRLPRWLVKRGVDMKELHGVKKILREKGLSTVCEEARCPNIGECFKRPTATFMIMGDVCSRQCSFCSVNKGIPSSLDADEPAKVAMAVAELELKYVVITSVTRDDLADGGAEHFAKTVLEIRKLRPETKVEILIPDFKGSREAIKTVCDAKPYVINHNIETVPRLYSSVRPQADYRASLSVLKTVRENSSEIITKSGIMVGFGEEYAEVVEVMKDLRQAGCEMLTIGQYLTPTKESIPVSEFIHPEVFRMYEAEGKKLGFRSVASGPFVRSSYMADEQFGKES from the coding sequence ATGTCAGGGAGACTGCCCCGCTGGCTTGTGAAAAGAGGGGTTGATATGAAGGAACTTCATGGAGTTAAAAAAATACTCCGTGAAAAAGGATTATCTACGGTCTGTGAAGAAGCACGCTGTCCTAATATTGGGGAGTGTTTTAAAAGACCTACTGCAACATTCATGATAATGGGCGATGTCTGCTCAAGACAGTGCTCTTTCTGCTCAGTAAACAAAGGCATTCCCTCCTCGCTTGACGCTGATGAGCCGGCAAAGGTTGCAATGGCTGTGGCAGAGCTGGAATTGAAATATGTAGTCATAACTTCTGTTACGCGCGATGATCTTGCTGACGGCGGAGCGGAGCATTTTGCTAAAACGGTTTTAGAAATAAGAAAATTACGCCCCGAGACAAAAGTAGAGATATTAATTCCGGATTTTAAAGGAAGCAGGGAAGCAATTAAAACGGTTTGCGATGCAAAGCCCTATGTTATAAACCACAACATTGAAACAGTGCCCCGTCTTTATTCTTCAGTAAGGCCCCAGGCTGATTACAGAGCTTCTCTTTCGGTTTTAAAAACTGTAAGGGAAAATTCTAGCGAGATAATAACTAAATCAGGGATAATGGTAGGCTTTGGAGAGGAATATGCTGAGGTTGTTGAAGTCATGAAAGACTTAAGGCAGGCAGGCTGCGAAATGCTGACCATCGGGCAGTATCTTACGCCAACGAAAGAGAGCATTCCTGTCAGCGAATTCATCCATCCCGAAGTTTTCAGGATGTACGAAGCGGAAGGGAAGAAGCTTGGATTCAGGTCAGTTGCATCCGGTCCTTTTGTCAGAAGTTCCTACATGGCTGACGAGCAATTCGGAAAGGAAAGCTGA
- a CDS encoding homoserine dehydrogenase, with protein MRKIYAGLIGFGTVGKGVVKILKQNHDIIEKKLGAELVLKRIADLDIKSSRGIDIDKSMLTANAKELIEDPEIEIIVELIGGINPAKEFILGALGNGKHVATANKSLLAKHGVEIFGAAVKAGKNIGFEASVGGVIPVIRSLKEGFAADEVQSIYGIINGTSNYILTKMTEEGKDFPSALKEAQDKGFAEADPTLDIGGGDSAHKIAVLGALAFGTNIPLEEIHTEGITDISPLDIKYAYDLGYKVKLLAIAKNIDGEIDIRVNPTMIPFDNPLSNVNNEYNAIYIVGKNSGRTILFGKGAGELPTAVAVVGDMIEIARDILSGAQSRISPLSFKLNNISRKKIKPVDEITSRFYFRFSVVDMPGVLSKISGILGDNGISISTVIQKNKATDGKVSVVIMTHDAIEKAVRKSLQEIDRLPIVLDSTVSIRVEAE; from the coding sequence ATGAGAAAGATTTATGCAGGATTGATTGGGTTTGGAACTGTAGGGAAGGGTGTTGTAAAGATCCTTAAACAGAACCATGACATTATTGAGAAAAAGCTTGGCGCTGAACTCGTGCTTAAAAGAATCGCAGACCTTGACATTAAATCTTCGCGCGGGATTGACATAGACAAATCAATGTTAACTGCCAATGCAAAGGAATTGATAGAAGACCCTGAAATTGAAATTATTGTTGAACTTATAGGAGGGATAAATCCTGCAAAAGAATTTATCCTCGGGGCACTCGGAAATGGCAAACATGTTGCAACTGCCAATAAGTCACTTCTTGCAAAGCACGGCGTTGAGATATTCGGGGCTGCTGTAAAAGCCGGGAAAAATATAGGATTTGAAGCAAGCGTTGGCGGAGTCATTCCTGTCATCAGGTCGCTGAAAGAGGGGTTTGCCGCCGATGAGGTGCAGTCCATTTACGGTATCATAAATGGAACATCGAATTATATACTGACCAAGATGACAGAAGAGGGGAAGGATTTCCCTTCAGCATTAAAAGAAGCGCAGGATAAAGGTTTTGCCGAGGCTGATCCGACTCTTGATATAGGCGGCGGCGATTCTGCCCATAAAATCGCTGTGCTTGGAGCTCTTGCATTCGGGACAAACATCCCTCTTGAAGAGATACACACTGAAGGGATTACCGACATTTCACCGCTTGATATAAAATACGCCTATGACCTAGGTTACAAAGTGAAGCTTCTTGCCATAGCCAAGAATATAGACGGCGAGATAGATATAAGGGTGAATCCGACAATGATCCCCTTTGATAATCCCCTTTCCAATGTGAATAATGAATATAATGCGATTTATATCGTAGGCAAGAATTCAGGAAGGACGATCCTTTTCGGCAAGGGCGCCGGGGAACTGCCCACCGCAGTGGCGGTTGTAGGCGACATGATAGAGATTGCAAGAGATATACTCTCCGGAGCTCAAAGCAGGATATCTCCGCTCTCATTCAAGCTTAACAATATAAGCAGAAAAAAGATAAAACCTGTAGATGAAATAACTTCAAGGTTTTACTTCCGCTTCAGTGTTGTTGACATGCCGGGAGTGCTTTCCAAGATATCAGGCATACTCGGAGATAATGGAATAAGCATTTCAACAGTAATCCAGAAGAACAAGGCGACAGACGGAAAGGTTTCGGTCGTGATAATGACTCATGATGCCATTGAGAAAGCAGTGAGAAAATCGCTTCAGGAGATTGACCGGCTTCCCATTGTCCTTGATTCAACTGTTTCTATCAGAGTTGAGGCTGAGTGA
- a CDS encoding efflux RND transporter permease subunit: MNIAEIFIKRPVMTTLVMLAILFFGFISYQRLPVSDLPNVDFPTILVSASLPGANPDTMAAAVATPLERQFSTIAGLSTMNSTNSLGSTQVTLQFDLDRNIDAAAQDVQAAITKAASQLPQDMPSPPSYSKVNPADQPVLFLALSSATQPLYVVNEYADTFIGQRISMVSGVAQVQIYGAQKYAVRAQINPSALATKGIGIDEVANAIRRGNVNLPTGTLWGSKQAFTIKATGQLNNAKAYEPLIVAYRNGAPVRLKDVGRVIDSTENDKIASWYVDDRAIILAVLRQPGTNTVEIVDSIKKLFPSFREQMPASIDMNVIYDRSVSIRDSVNDVKNTLFIALCLVVLVIFLFLRNLSSTFIPSMALPMSVVGTFSFMYLFNYSLDNLSLMALTLSVGFVVDDAIVMLENIVRHMEQGESVYEAALNGSREISFTILSMTLSLVAVFIPVLFMGGLIGKLLHEFAVTIGLSILVSGFVSLSLTPMLCSRFLKEKKEEKHSGIYELSERFFNALFSLYDNTLKTAIKHRRTTLAVSLIILILTIYLFGAIPKGFFPSEDTGMIFCFTEGAQGISFESIAQHQKQMADIVKTDKDVRSFMSSVGSGGPNLAGNSGRIFIYLKDRSQRKRTVDDIIQDLRIKTADVPGLRIFMQNLPTVRFGGQLTKSQYQFTLQGPNIEELYSYTPILEDKIRLIPGLQDVTSDLQIKNPQVNVEINRDKASTLGVTAEQIEDALYYSYGARQVSTILASSNQYRVITELEPKYQTNPSVLSLLYIRSSSGELIPLSAVAKITKNVGPLSVNHLGQLPSVTISFNLKPGIPLGYAVDEVHKLADVTLPPTISRSFQGTAQAFESSMRGFWFLLLMAIIVIYIVLGILYESFIHPLTILSGLPSAGLGALLTLMLFGVELNLYAFVGIIMLIGIVKKNAIMMIDFALEAERKEGKSAEEAIYQGCLIRFRPIMMTTMAALMATLPIALGFGAGAETRRPLGLAVVGGLLFSQIITLYITPVIYIYLDNFQKKLGSRFYVFRGAGEK; encoded by the coding sequence ATGAACATTGCAGAAATTTTTATAAAGCGTCCTGTCATGACAACGCTTGTCATGCTCGCTATACTTTTCTTTGGCTTCATCTCTTATCAGCGTCTTCCGGTAAGCGATCTGCCCAACGTCGATTTCCCGACAATATTAGTATCAGCAAGTCTTCCCGGCGCAAACCCCGACACAATGGCAGCCGCAGTCGCCACTCCGCTTGAGCGTCAGTTTTCAACGATTGCCGGTTTAAGTACAATGAATTCCACTAACTCGCTGGGCTCCACACAGGTGACCCTTCAGTTCGATCTCGACCGCAACATAGATGCAGCCGCACAGGATGTGCAGGCTGCAATTACAAAAGCAGCATCGCAGCTCCCGCAGGACATGCCAAGTCCGCCATCATATTCAAAAGTAAACCCTGCAGATCAGCCGGTCCTTTTTCTTGCCCTTAGTTCAGCAACACAGCCCCTTTACGTTGTAAATGAATATGCTGATACATTTATAGGACAGCGCATTTCAATGGTAAGCGGAGTTGCGCAGGTACAGATATACGGAGCCCAAAAATATGCGGTAAGGGCACAGATTAACCCTTCTGCCCTTGCCACGAAGGGAATAGGAATCGATGAGGTCGCAAATGCGATACGACGCGGCAATGTAAATCTGCCCACAGGAACTCTCTGGGGTTCCAAGCAGGCATTCACCATAAAGGCGACCGGGCAGTTAAATAACGCCAAGGCTTACGAGCCTTTGATAGTAGCTTACCGCAACGGCGCACCGGTAAGGCTAAAAGATGTAGGACGGGTAATAGACAGCACTGAAAACGATAAAATTGCGAGCTGGTACGTTGATGACAGGGCTATCATCCTTGCCGTGTTGCGTCAGCCCGGAACAAACACCGTTGAAATCGTGGATTCCATAAAAAAGCTCTTCCCCTCATTCCGCGAGCAGATGCCGGCCTCAATAGATATGAATGTAATATATGACCGTTCTGTCTCAATACGGGACTCAGTAAACGATGTGAAGAACACCCTTTTTATCGCGCTCTGCCTTGTCGTGCTCGTTATATTCCTTTTTCTCAGAAATCTTTCTTCAACTTTTATTCCCAGCATGGCGCTCCCGATGTCTGTTGTGGGAACATTTTCCTTCATGTATCTTTTTAATTATTCTTTAGACAACCTCTCGCTGATGGCGCTTACCCTTTCGGTCGGATTTGTAGTGGATGATGCCATAGTCATGCTTGAAAACATAGTCCGCCACATGGAACAGGGAGAAAGCGTGTATGAAGCCGCCCTTAACGGTTCCAGGGAGATAAGCTTCACAATACTTTCAATGACTCTTTCCCTTGTAGCAGTTTTCATCCCTGTACTCTTTATGGGAGGGCTTATAGGAAAGCTTTTGCACGAGTTCGCTGTTACCATCGGATTGTCGATTCTTGTATCAGGTTTTGTTTCATTAAGCCTCACCCCGATGCTTTGCAGCAGGTTTCTAAAAGAAAAGAAAGAGGAAAAACACAGCGGCATTTACGAACTCTCCGAACGGTTTTTTAATGCCTTGTTCAGTCTCTATGACAATACTTTGAAAACAGCTATAAAACACCGGAGAACAACACTGGCAGTATCACTTATTATTCTTATTTTAACAATCTACCTTTTCGGTGCCATTCCAAAGGGATTTTTCCCGAGCGAAGACACGGGGATGATCTTTTGTTTTACCGAAGGTGCGCAGGGAATATCCTTTGAATCCATAGCACAACACCAGAAGCAGATGGCTGATATAGTAAAAACAGACAAAGATGTCCGCTCATTCATGTCAAGCGTTGGTTCCGGAGGGCCTAACCTTGCCGGAAACTCAGGGCGTATCTTTATTTATCTCAAAGACCGCTCCCAGCGCAAGCGCACAGTGGATGATATCATACAGGACCTTCGGATAAAAACAGCAGATGTCCCGGGGCTCAGGATTTTCATGCAGAATCTTCCCACAGTCCGCTTTGGAGGACAGCTTACAAAAAGCCAGTACCAATTTACTTTGCAGGGACCAAACATCGAAGAGCTTTATTCCTATACTCCGATCCTCGAAGACAAAATTCGTTTGATCCCGGGGCTTCAGGATGTAACAAGCGATTTACAGATCAAAAACCCGCAGGTAAATGTCGAGATCAACAGGGACAAGGCATCAACCCTTGGTGTCACAGCAGAGCAGATAGAAGATGCCCTTTACTATTCATACGGCGCCCGCCAGGTATCAACCATACTTGCATCCTCAAACCAGTACAGAGTAATAACTGAGCTTGAACCTAAGTATCAGACTAATCCTTCAGTTTTGTCTCTCCTATACATACGTTCATCATCAGGAGAGCTTATTCCATTAAGCGCTGTTGCAAAAATAACAAAAAATGTTGGCCCGCTTTCCGTAAACCACCTGGGACAACTTCCATCTGTCACAATCTCTTTTAACCTTAAACCGGGAATACCTCTTGGCTATGCCGTTGACGAGGTACATAAATTAGCTGATGTCACGCTTCCACCGACAATAAGCAGAAGTTTTCAGGGAACAGCGCAGGCATTTGAATCATCAATGCGGGGGTTCTGGTTTCTCCTTCTTATGGCTATAATCGTGATCTACATCGTGCTCGGTATACTCTATGAAAGCTTCATACATCCTCTGACTATTCTCTCGGGGCTTCCGTCAGCAGGACTTGGCGCACTTCTTACACTCATGCTTTTCGGCGTTGAACTAAATCTTTACGCTTTTGTAGGAATAATAATGCTCATAGGAATCGTTAAGAAAAATGCCATCATGATGATAGACTTTGCACTTGAAGCGGAAAGAAAAGAGGGGAAAAGCGCGGAAGAAGCCATTTATCAGGGATGCCTCATAAGGTTCCGTCCAATAATGATGACAACCATGGCAGCTTTAATGGCAACACTTCCCATAGCTCTTGGCTTTGGCGCCGGGGCGGAAACCCGCCGCCCATTAGGTCTTGCCGTAGTTGGAGGGTTGCTCTTTTCCCAGATAATAACTCTTTACATCACTCCTGTAATCTACATCTACCTTGACAACTTCCAGAAAAAGCTGGGCAGCAGGTTCTATGTTTTCAGGGGAGCCGGGGAAAAGTAA
- a CDS encoding aspartate kinase, with protein sequence MALIVQKYGGTSVGDTERIKNVAKKIIESKKKGNQVVVVVSAMSGDTDRLIGLAHKITDLPNEREMDVLMSSGERVSIALVAIAIRSMGEKAVSFTGRQVGMLTDKVHTKARIEKINAGRIRAALDSGHIAIVAGFQGITEEGDVTTLGRGGSDTSAVAIAAALNADVCEIYTDVDGVYTADPRIVPGARRLDKISHEEMLEMASLGAKVLQIRSVEFAMKYNVPLYVLSSFAEGGGTLVTMEDETMEQVLVTGVTLARDDAKVSIRRVPDRPGIAASIFKPLADASIVVDMIIQNVSKDGFTDITFTVNKADCKKALKIMEPIVKSIGAAELNTDENISKVSIIGAGMRNHAGVASKMFESLSKDGINIQMISTSEIKISCIVEAKYGELAVRILHDAFALDKINR encoded by the coding sequence ATGGCACTGATAGTTCAAAAGTACGGTGGAACGTCTGTAGGCGACACCGAAAGAATTAAGAATGTTGCAAAGAAGATTATAGAGTCGAAGAAGAAGGGAAATCAGGTTGTTGTTGTTGTATCAGCGATGTCAGGTGATACAGACCGTCTTATAGGTCTTGCTCACAAGATAACTGACCTTCCTAATGAAAGAGAGATGGATGTTCTCATGTCTTCCGGCGAAAGAGTATCTATTGCACTTGTGGCAATAGCAATCAGGAGTATGGGAGAAAAAGCAGTCTCCTTTACCGGCCGCCAGGTAGGAATGCTCACTGACAAAGTTCACACCAAGGCGCGTATAGAAAAGATAAATGCCGGGCGGATAAGGGCAGCGCTTGACAGCGGACACATAGCCATTGTTGCAGGCTTTCAGGGAATTACGGAAGAAGGGGATGTCACAACGCTTGGACGCGGCGGCTCAGACACATCGGCTGTTGCCATTGCCGCAGCGCTAAACGCAGATGTCTGCGAGATATATACTGATGTTGACGGAGTTTACACCGCTGACCCCAGGATAGTCCCGGGAGCAAGAAGGCTTGACAAGATATCCCATGAGGAAATGCTTGAGATGGCAAGCCTTGGAGCAAAGGTTTTGCAAATCAGGTCTGTTGAATTCGCAATGAAATATAATGTTCCTCTTTATGTATTATCGAGTTTTGCTGAAGGAGGAGGCACACTTGTCACTATGGAGGATGAAACGATGGAACAGGTTTTGGTCACTGGAGTTACACTTGCCCGCGATGATGCAAAAGTATCTATAAGAAGAGTTCCGGACCGGCCGGGTATAGCAGCATCAATATTTAAACCGCTCGCTGATGCAAGCATCGTGGTTGACATGATAATCCAGAACGTAAGCAAAGACGGTTTTACGGATATAACTTTTACGGTCAACAAGGCTGACTGCAAGAAGGCGTTGAAGATCATGGAGCCGATAGTAAAATCTATTGGAGCTGCTGAACTCAATACAGATGAGAATATATCGAAAGTATCTATCATAGGCGCCGGGATGAGGAACCACGCAGGCGTTGCATCGAAGATGTTCGAATCGCTTTCAAAAGACGGTATCAATATCCAGATGATAAGCACCTCGGAAATCAAGATATCCTGTATCGTGGAGGCAAAGTACGGTGAGCTTGCAGTAAGGATTCTCCATGATGCCTTTGCTCTTGATAAGATAAACAGATAA